A window of the Natronomonas salina genome harbors these coding sequences:
- a CDS encoding right-handed parallel beta-helix repeat-containing protein yields MLQLSGTALAAGAVASGTASADDHAGDSAEEATADGGPLGGGDGYDAVVPPEAADVVVDTREELDQALASATSGDVVYVDGDASIDLADHTFTVPDGVTLASDRGIDGAAGGHLHTDSETDVVDVEDDARVTGLRLEGPFDEFFDPSWYARGSGLRALGEDVVIDNCEVWGFAYAAIYARGDAHVHHNHVHHNARDGLGYGVVTVDGHPIIEWNYFEYNRHSVASSGDHHGYTVRYNHFGSGAAGIAIDVHRPGGVRSTVHNNIVEAVDDIRGRHGPLQAIQVRGVPDESYDVRENWFFNPNEPHSSPAGSWTAEAIIQPTETAWRNVSFRDNFYGEDAAVEADDVIPGYVI; encoded by the coding sequence ATGCTGCAGCTCTCGGGGACGGCCCTCGCGGCCGGCGCAGTTGCCTCCGGCACCGCCTCGGCGGACGACCACGCCGGGGACAGTGCTGAAGAGGCGACGGCGGACGGCGGGCCGCTCGGGGGCGGCGACGGCTACGACGCGGTCGTTCCCCCGGAGGCGGCCGACGTCGTGGTCGACACCCGTGAGGAACTGGACCAGGCACTGGCGTCGGCGACCAGCGGCGACGTCGTGTACGTCGATGGCGACGCGAGCATCGACCTCGCCGACCACACCTTCACGGTCCCCGACGGCGTCACCCTGGCTTCGGACCGTGGCATCGACGGCGCGGCCGGCGGCCACCTGCACACCGATTCCGAGACGGACGTCGTCGACGTCGAGGACGACGCTCGGGTGACCGGCCTCCGACTGGAGGGTCCCTTCGACGAGTTCTTCGATCCCAGCTGGTACGCACGGGGATCTGGCCTCCGCGCCCTCGGAGAGGACGTCGTGATCGACAACTGCGAGGTCTGGGGGTTCGCCTACGCGGCCATCTACGCGCGCGGCGACGCCCACGTCCACCACAATCACGTCCACCACAACGCGCGCGACGGACTCGGGTACGGCGTGGTCACCGTGGACGGCCACCCGATCATCGAGTGGAACTACTTCGAGTACAACCGTCACTCGGTGGCCTCGTCGGGCGACCACCACGGCTACACCGTCCGGTACAACCACTTCGGCAGCGGCGCCGCCGGCATCGCCATCGACGTCCACAGACCCGGCGGCGTCCGCTCGACGGTCCACAACAACATCGTCGAGGCGGTCGACGACATCCGGGGTCGTCACGGCCCGCTGCAGGCCATCCAGGTCCGCGGCGTCCCGGACGAGTCCTACGACGTCCGCGAGAACTGGTTCTTCAACCCGAACGAGCCGCACAGCAGTCCCGCCGGCTCCTGGACCGCGGAGGCGATCATCCAGCCGACCGAGACGGCGTGGCGGAACGTCTCGTTCCGGGACAACTTCTACGGCGAGGACGCCGCCGTCGAAGCCGACGACGTCATCCCGGGCTACGTTATCTGA
- a CDS encoding right-handed parallel beta-helix repeat-containing protein produces the protein MIQLTGAGIVAGAGAGAAGGAAATGDYPNKITFDGTVSNGKSTYEFEVSGGVDPEQGAATQERNDSVTDGRVRGSVHRDADVYHFAGSLTYLDVKGDAGVSIEYGDEGDVAADRLEIVSASEVEYSFTASDRVEKVTGDGDNAAEAYNDSVVENDDGSWTASGYTGNGYGDAYDFWGEPLEFQPVEGEYTLFLNGEEVTLTELTGQEPPQQVEPSVFQIASNADTPAMYYEFAVEGEVIPHDSVEDHDNITQDGDLYRVKGQVGPKGTDSYEVPGKLVEWNAVDANDDYVSESRFDLYWDGEAVGLDDVLIGGKTYVLGVHSTEETPAMYYEFAVEGEVTPHDSVEDHDNITQDGDLYRVKGQVGPKGADSYTVAGKLVEWNAVDTGDHYVPETDFRLTWNGSDTGLEDVLQGEKPTRRLEIYAPENAEIDYTFKTTDTVEPVTDNGDNSAEPNYDAISENHDGSCTVDGLTGNDYGDAFDFKGGVEEFWPQEGEFALYLDDEQVTAWELVGEDEPQTRDIVEGGPVGGGRGYDSLVGRSQADYVVDTKSELGNALSSASSGDIVYVAGNATIDIGGSTFTVPSGVTLASNRGIDDAPGGLIRTDRETKMINVRRGGRVTGLRIQGKYYSYFDPRGDDSYPTGTGVRVTGSDVEVDNCEIWGFAYAGVNASSNTPHIHHNHIHHTPRAGLGYGVVMSGGHPVIEWNYFNYNRHAIAGSGGGGYTARYNHVGPDTIGHIFDMHRPGGDRIHIYRNTVEAVGHVNGGSKEFPAVVIRGVPSDVALIEDNWFYNPNPPRDDPANFTDEAIVQAYVDDWQNMEWSNNHLGSSEPASDIGCPR, from the coding sequence ATGATCCAGCTTACGGGAGCAGGGATCGTCGCCGGCGCAGGTGCCGGCGCGGCCGGTGGGGCGGCCGCAACCGGGGACTACCCGAACAAGATCACCTTCGACGGGACCGTCTCGAACGGGAAGTCCACCTACGAGTTCGAGGTCTCCGGGGGCGTCGACCCCGAACAGGGAGCGGCCACGCAGGAGCGGAACGACTCGGTCACCGACGGCCGCGTCAGAGGGTCCGTCCACCGCGACGCGGACGTCTACCACTTCGCCGGCAGCCTCACCTACCTCGACGTCAAGGGCGACGCCGGGGTCTCGATCGAGTACGGCGACGAGGGCGACGTCGCGGCCGACCGCCTCGAGATCGTCTCCGCCAGCGAGGTCGAGTACTCCTTCACCGCCTCCGACCGCGTCGAGAAGGTCACCGGCGACGGCGACAACGCCGCGGAGGCGTACAACGACTCCGTCGTCGAGAACGACGACGGTAGCTGGACCGCGTCGGGCTACACGGGGAACGGCTACGGCGACGCCTACGACTTCTGGGGGGAGCCCCTGGAGTTCCAGCCCGTCGAGGGCGAGTACACGCTGTTCCTCAACGGCGAGGAGGTCACGCTGACGGAGCTGACCGGGCAGGAACCCCCACAGCAGGTCGAACCCAGCGTCTTCCAGATCGCGTCGAACGCCGACACCCCGGCGATGTACTACGAGTTCGCCGTCGAGGGTGAGGTCATCCCCCACGACAGCGTCGAAGACCACGACAACATCACCCAGGACGGCGACCTCTACCGCGTCAAAGGACAGGTCGGCCCCAAGGGGACCGACTCCTACGAGGTCCCGGGGAAGCTCGTCGAGTGGAACGCCGTCGACGCGAACGACGACTACGTCTCGGAGTCCCGCTTCGACCTCTACTGGGACGGTGAGGCGGTGGGCCTCGACGACGTGCTGATCGGCGGCAAGACGTACGTCCTCGGCGTCCACTCCACCGAGGAGACTCCGGCGATGTACTACGAGTTCGCCGTCGAGGGCGAGGTCACCCCCCACGACAGCGTCGAAGACCACGACAACATCACCCAGGACGGCGACCTCTACCGCGTCAAAGGACAGGTCGGCCCCAAGGGCGCCGACTCCTACACGGTCGCCGGCAAGCTCGTCGAGTGGAACGCCGTCGACACCGGCGACCACTACGTCCCCGAGACGGACTTCCGGCTCACCTGGAACGGCTCCGACACCGGCCTGGAGGACGTCCTCCAGGGCGAGAAGCCGACCCGACGACTCGAGATCTACGCGCCGGAGAACGCCGAGATCGACTACACCTTCAAGACGACCGACACCGTCGAGCCCGTCACCGACAACGGCGACAACTCCGCGGAACCGAACTACGACGCCATCAGCGAGAACCACGACGGTAGCTGCACCGTCGACGGGCTCACGGGCAACGACTACGGCGACGCCTTCGACTTCAAGGGCGGCGTCGAGGAGTTCTGGCCCCAGGAGGGCGAGTTCGCGCTCTACCTCGACGACGAGCAGGTCACGGCCTGGGAGCTCGTCGGCGAGGACGAACCGCAGACCCGCGACATCGTCGAGGGCGGTCCCGTCGGCGGCGGTCGAGGGTACGACTCGCTCGTCGGCCGGAGCCAGGCGGACTACGTCGTCGACACCAAGTCCGAGCTCGGCAACGCGCTGTCCTCGGCCTCCAGCGGTGACATCGTCTACGTCGCCGGCAACGCCACCATCGACATCGGAGGGTCGACGTTCACGGTGCCCAGCGGCGTGACGCTGGCCTCCAACCGCGGTATCGACGACGCGCCGGGCGGCCTCATCCGGACCGACCGGGAGACCAAGATGATCAACGTCCGCCGGGGCGGTCGGGTGACCGGCCTCCGCATCCAGGGCAAGTACTACAGCTACTTCGACCCGCGCGGCGACGACTCCTACCCCACCGGCACGGGCGTCAGGGTCACCGGCAGCGACGTCGAGGTGGACAACTGCGAGATCTGGGGCTTCGCCTACGCCGGCGTGAACGCCAGCTCGAACACCCCGCACATCCACCACAACCACATCCACCACACGCCCCGGGCCGGCCTCGGCTACGGCGTCGTGATGAGCGGCGGACACCCCGTCATCGAGTGGAACTACTTCAACTACAACCGCCACGCCATCGCCGGCTCGGGCGGCGGCGGGTACACCGCCCGCTACAACCACGTCGGACCGGACACGATCGGCCACATCTTCGACATGCACCGGCCGGGCGGCGACCGCATCCACATCTACCGGAACACGGTCGAGGCCGTCGGCCACGTCAACGGCGGGTCCAAGGAGTTCCCCGCGGTCGTGATCCGCGGCGTCCCGAGCGACGTCGCGCTCATCGAGGACAACTGGTTCTACAACCCGAACCCGCCGCGGGACGACCCCGCGAACTTCACCGACGAGGCGATCGTCCAGGCGTACGTCGACGACTGGCAGAACATGGAGTGGTCGAACAACCACCTCGGTAGCAGCGAGCCGGCCAGCGACATCGGCTGCCCCCGGTAA
- a CDS encoding glycosyltransferase → MERTSGAPLTQGDAATDRDADEVSLSVVVPTYNEEDHVEACLESVFRACASTDAVGTYEVILVDSNSTDATVELAADYPVTVLQIPDEDLCTPAAGRYVGTHHADGDALLFVDGDMEVAADWLPEAVAHLREEDVAAVDGHLDEVPENATLVERESVRGVALYDADALAAVGGFDPYLESLEDVQLGLELNAAGYRLLRVPTVSARHPGSDVITETLRRWRNGYSRGNGQAIRRSLSSPQLVAKHVYRMRFRLVIGGWLGLGVLSLATGVGVLPWLLGSALGFRKIASERDGVVDAAGYVLYKLTLLVGLVLGLLERPTSPEQFPLERVERVREAGVHQGIPSDLQF, encoded by the coding sequence ATGGAGCGTACATCCGGAGCGCCGCTCACGCAGGGGGACGCGGCCACGGATCGCGATGCCGACGAGGTGTCGCTCTCGGTCGTCGTCCCGACCTACAACGAGGAAGACCACGTCGAAGCGTGCCTGGAGTCCGTCTTCCGGGCGTGCGCGTCGACGGACGCGGTCGGGACCTACGAGGTGATCCTGGTCGACTCGAACTCCACGGACGCGACGGTCGAACTGGCGGCCGACTACCCTGTCACGGTGCTGCAGATCCCCGATGAGGACCTGTGTACGCCCGCCGCTGGCCGATACGTGGGGACCCACCACGCCGACGGCGACGCGCTCCTCTTCGTCGACGGCGACATGGAGGTCGCCGCCGACTGGCTCCCGGAGGCGGTCGCCCACCTCCGCGAGGAGGACGTCGCCGCCGTCGACGGCCACCTCGACGAGGTGCCCGAGAACGCCACCCTGGTGGAGCGCGAGTCGGTCCGGGGCGTCGCCCTCTACGACGCCGACGCGCTCGCGGCCGTCGGCGGCTTCGACCCGTACCTCGAGTCCCTCGAGGACGTCCAGCTCGGTCTCGAGCTGAACGCCGCGGGCTACCGTCTGCTGCGGGTTCCGACGGTCTCCGCCCGCCACCCGGGCTCCGACGTCATCACGGAGACGCTCCGCCGCTGGCGGAACGGCTACTCCCGCGGCAACGGCCAGGCCATCAGGCGGTCGCTCTCCTCGCCGCAGCTGGTGGCCAAACACGTCTACCGGATGCGCTTCCGGCTCGTCATCGGCGGCTGGCTGGGTCTCGGCGTCCTCTCGCTGGCGACCGGCGTCGGCGTGCTGCCGTGGCTCCTCGGCTCGGCGCTCGGGTTCCGGAAGATCGCCTCGGAGCGCGACGGCGTCGTCGACGCCGCCGGCTACGTCCTCTACAAGCTCACGTTGCTGGTCGGGCTGGTCCTCGGGCTGCTGGAGCGGCCGACGTCCCCGGAACAGTTCCCTCTGGAGCGTGTCGAGCGGGTGAGGGAGGCCGGCGTCCACCAGGGGATTCCGTCGGACCTGCAGTTCTGA
- a CDS encoding polysaccharide biosynthesis C-terminal domain-containing protein: MDNVFQRFFSIFGAKVITTITAIVSTPLIVRFLGAEDYGNYAVLLSIFSLYMIPVSSGVTEGIQKFVAEQRETENWRGGVIRFYLGFATAIGLVGVGVLLVVNALGIPRRIFGEGFTLYFNLLATMVLVTQFSSMSMRTVLGFGLEPISESLKVTKKLVLVGLGLGLVAAGFGVTGMLLGHIVSSLLVAVAAGIVVVRKVSLSAILKGTPSSFPYREVLSFNGLNIVLVTLVMSLFHVDVIMLRTLVDSETTGYYKAALQLAEYVWFVPIVLQTLLLHSTSNLWSEDRTEQITEIATRVTRYTLLLVAVMAIGLAALADSFVPLYYGDEFSVSVVPLLLLLPGTVGFAIARPLQAISQGSGQLRTLIVATAVAAGSNLVLNGLLIPLFGMRGAAAATSASYGSMFLLFVWAAWRIGYDPLADFRAPRIVATVAVSAPVIFAADHLIAGDIVSLAVVPILGGVTYLGVALATGALSYDETIDLLSKVPGPVGRVARARRS, encoded by the coding sequence ATGGACAACGTCTTCCAGCGGTTCTTCTCCATCTTCGGCGCGAAGGTGATAACGACGATCACGGCCATCGTCTCCACGCCGCTCATCGTCCGGTTCCTGGGCGCCGAGGACTACGGGAACTACGCGGTCCTCCTCTCGATCTTCAGCCTCTACATGATCCCCGTCAGCTCCGGGGTCACGGAGGGGATCCAGAAGTTCGTCGCGGAGCAGCGGGAGACGGAGAACTGGCGAGGGGGCGTCATCCGGTTCTACCTCGGGTTCGCCACCGCCATCGGACTCGTCGGAGTTGGGGTCCTGCTCGTGGTCAACGCCCTGGGGATCCCCCGCCGGATCTTCGGCGAGGGGTTCACGCTGTACTTCAATCTGCTGGCGACGATGGTGCTGGTGACGCAGTTCAGTTCGATGTCGATGCGCACCGTCCTCGGGTTCGGCCTCGAGCCGATCTCCGAGTCCCTGAAGGTCACGAAGAAGCTCGTCCTCGTCGGGCTCGGGCTCGGCCTCGTCGCCGCCGGCTTCGGCGTGACGGGGATGCTCCTCGGCCACATCGTCTCGAGCCTGCTCGTCGCCGTCGCCGCCGGCATCGTGGTCGTCCGGAAGGTGTCGCTGTCGGCGATCCTGAAGGGGACGCCGTCCTCGTTCCCCTACCGCGAGGTCCTCTCGTTCAACGGCCTCAACATCGTCCTCGTGACGCTGGTGATGTCGCTGTTCCACGTCGACGTCATCATGCTCCGGACGCTCGTCGACAGCGAGACGACCGGCTACTACAAGGCGGCCCTGCAGCTGGCGGAGTACGTCTGGTTCGTCCCCATCGTCCTCCAGACGCTGCTGCTCCACTCGACGTCGAACCTCTGGAGCGAGGACCGGACCGAGCAGATCACCGAGATCGCGACCCGGGTGACGCGGTACACGCTGTTGCTGGTGGCGGTGATGGCCATCGGCCTCGCCGCGCTCGCCGACTCGTTCGTCCCGCTGTACTACGGCGACGAGTTCTCCGTGTCGGTCGTCCCCCTGCTCCTGCTGCTCCCGGGTACCGTCGGCTTCGCCATCGCGCGCCCGCTCCAGGCGATCAGCCAGGGCTCCGGACAGCTCCGGACGCTCATCGTCGCCACCGCCGTTGCGGCCGGGTCGAACCTGGTCCTGAACGGACTGCTCATCCCGCTGTTCGGCATGCGAGGGGCGGCCGCCGCGACCAGCGCGAGCTACGGGTCGATGTTCCTGCTGTTCGTCTGGGCGGCCTGGCGCATCGGCTACGACCCGCTGGCCGACTTCCGGGCGCCGCGGATCGTCGCGACGGTGGCCGTCTCCGCGCCGGTCATCTTCGCTGCCGATCACCTCATCGCCGGCGACATCGTCTCGCTGGCCGTGGTCCCGATCCTCGGCGGGGTCACCTACCTGGGGGTCGCGCTGGCCACCGGGGCACTGAGCTACGACGAGACGATCGACCTGCTGTCCAAGGTCCCCGGCCCCGTGGGCCGGGTCGCCCGGGCGCGACGGTCGTAG
- a CDS encoding NAD-dependent epimerase/dehydratase family protein, whose translation MEIDTDRMPTDRTVLVTGGAGFVGSRLAEALTSRNEVRVLDNFSTGSRANVPPDADVLEGNVRDGSTVVDAMDGVDLVYHLAGLVGVPGSLGSPGASSDVNVGGTVQVLEAARRYDVRVVTASSAAIYGDATDEAISEDAEKEPTSPFGADKLAADNYARIYADAYDLQVVPLRYFNVYGSGQNPEYSGVVDAFLSRAMADEPLVVHGDGEQTRDFVHVDDVVRANLAAGTTDHTGVAYNVGSGRSVSVRELAEVVVDLVDADAPIEHGPARPGDIRHSEARIDRAKRHLGFEPRIDLREGLETMVADRVPVPRA comes from the coding sequence ATGGAGATCGACACCGATCGGATGCCGACGGACCGGACGGTACTCGTCACCGGCGGTGCGGGATTCGTCGGCAGCCGACTCGCCGAAGCACTCACCTCGCGGAACGAGGTGCGCGTCCTCGACAACTTCTCGACCGGCTCGCGGGCCAACGTGCCGCCGGACGCCGACGTCCTCGAGGGGAACGTCCGCGACGGGTCGACCGTCGTCGACGCGATGGACGGCGTCGACCTCGTCTACCACCTGGCCGGCCTCGTCGGGGTCCCGGGGTCCCTCGGGTCGCCGGGCGCGAGCAGCGACGTCAACGTCGGCGGCACCGTCCAGGTCCTGGAGGCCGCCCGACGGTACGACGTCCGGGTCGTCACGGCCTCGAGCGCCGCGATCTACGGCGACGCGACCGACGAGGCGATATCGGAGGACGCGGAGAAGGAGCCGACGTCGCCCTTCGGGGCCGACAAGCTCGCGGCCGACAACTACGCCCGGATCTACGCCGACGCCTACGACCTGCAGGTGGTCCCCCTCCGGTACTTCAACGTCTACGGCTCCGGGCAGAACCCCGAGTACAGCGGCGTCGTCGACGCCTTCCTGAGCCGGGCCATGGCGGACGAACCGCTCGTCGTCCACGGCGACGGCGAGCAGACGCGGGACTTCGTCCACGTCGACGACGTCGTCCGTGCGAACCTCGCGGCCGGAACGACCGACCACACCGGCGTCGCCTACAACGTCGGCTCGGGCCGGAGCGTGAGCGTCCGGGAGCTGGCGGAGGTGGTGGTCGACCTCGTCGACGCGGACGCGCCCATCGAGCACGGGCCCGCCCGACCCGGGGACATCCGCCACAGCGAGGCCCGGATCGACCGCGCGAAGCGGCACCTCGGGTTCGAACCCCGGATCGACCTCCGGGAGGGACTCGAGACGATGGTCGCCGACCGCGTCCCCGTCCCCCGGGCCTAA
- a CDS encoding glycosyltransferase — protein sequence MRVLSIVTNGEARFYKQQVRGLRERGVEVDSVEIPGNRPEHTDNPERRSPANYVRFYADVFRRSFDDYDLLHASYGLTAPPAVLQPNLPVVLTLWGSDMLGHIAPLSWLCARGADEVIVQSTEMAEKLGRSCTILPHGIDTERFEPMDRTESREAIGWDQDRYQVLFPYSPDRDVKDYPRAERIVEAADERLERPVELQTITGVPHERMPLYMNAADALLLTSKREGGPNAVQEAMACNLPVVATDVGNAEMHLRDVEPSVVSDHDEELVDGLVDVLSGGERSNGRRIIEQYDLESQVDELHRIYQRAVDDS from the coding sequence ATGCGGGTACTCAGCATCGTGACGAACGGCGAGGCGCGGTTCTACAAGCAGCAGGTCCGCGGCCTCCGCGAACGCGGCGTCGAGGTCGACTCCGTGGAGATCCCCGGGAACCGCCCGGAGCACACCGACAACCCCGAGCGGCGCTCGCCGGCGAACTACGTCCGGTTCTACGCCGACGTGTTCCGCCGGTCGTTCGACGACTACGACCTCCTCCACGCCAGCTACGGGCTGACGGCGCCGCCGGCGGTCCTCCAGCCGAACCTCCCGGTCGTGCTGACGCTGTGGGGCAGCGACATGCTGGGCCACATCGCGCCCCTGAGCTGGCTCTGTGCGCGCGGCGCCGACGAGGTGATCGTCCAGTCGACGGAGATGGCCGAGAAGCTCGGCCGGTCATGTACGATCCTCCCGCACGGCATCGACACCGAACGGTTCGAGCCGATGGACCGAACGGAGTCCCGCGAGGCGATAGGCTGGGACCAGGACCGCTACCAGGTCCTGTTCCCCTACTCGCCCGACCGCGACGTCAAGGACTACCCGCGCGCCGAACGGATCGTCGAGGCGGCCGACGAGCGCCTCGAGAGGCCGGTCGAACTCCAGACGATCACCGGCGTGCCCCACGAACGGATGCCGCTGTACATGAACGCGGCCGACGCGCTCCTGCTGACGTCGAAGCGGGAGGGCGGCCCCAACGCGGTCCAGGAGGCCATGGCCTGCAACCTGCCGGTGGTGGCCACCGACGTGGGCAACGCGGAGATGCACCTCCGGGACGTCGAGCCCTCGGTCGTCTCCGACCACGACGAGGAACTCGTGGACGGGCTCGTCGACGTGCTCTCGGGCGGCGAGCGATCCAACGGACGACGCATCATCGAGCAGTACGACCTGGAGTCGCAGGTCGACGAACTCCACCGGATCTACCAGCGGGCGGTGGACGATAGTTAA
- a CDS encoding GNAT family N-acetyltransferase, with amino-acid sequence MQLERLSLSEWGDSLPDRGFEPFHAPEALDVLDDHVAGDLLLLGAFKGDRPVALLPIFEQTKSVGRALVSPPPGRSVSRLGPVLMPASPKRSKHEKLNREFAELVLEELDAEDSTTLLRMTGNTEFSDPRPYVWADYDVETLWTYRLDVGDQSPDSLLKDASKSLRREIGDARDLDVTVQREEDDLDGARSVYEETRKRYAEQGRTLSLSWDYVSDMVEAMLENDRARVYVARDAEGRFLTGITAMYSNDAAYFWQGGVRSIHEGVAINSLVHWNIVEDIAEDPPRDSVDTYDLLGANTERLCKYKAKFGSELTPYYRVETGGVKMAAAKKAYELVAR; translated from the coding sequence ATGCAACTCGAACGACTGTCGCTCTCCGAGTGGGGGGATTCCCTCCCGGATCGGGGTTTCGAGCCGTTCCACGCGCCGGAGGCCCTCGACGTCCTCGACGACCACGTCGCCGGCGATCTCCTCTTGCTGGGCGCCTTCAAGGGCGACCGGCCGGTCGCGCTCCTGCCGATCTTCGAGCAGACGAAGTCCGTCGGCCGGGCGCTCGTCTCGCCGCCGCCCGGGCGGTCGGTCTCGCGGCTCGGCCCGGTCCTGATGCCGGCGAGCCCCAAGCGGAGCAAACACGAGAAGCTCAACCGCGAGTTCGCGGAGCTCGTCCTCGAGGAACTGGACGCAGAGGACTCGACGACGCTGCTGCGGATGACCGGCAACACCGAGTTCAGCGACCCGCGGCCCTACGTCTGGGCGGACTACGACGTCGAGACGCTGTGGACCTACCGCCTCGACGTCGGCGACCAGTCGCCCGACTCGCTGCTGAAGGACGCCAGCAAGAGCCTGCGGCGGGAGATCGGCGACGCCCGGGACCTCGACGTCACCGTCCAGCGGGAGGAAGACGACCTCGACGGCGCCCGCAGCGTCTACGAGGAGACCCGGAAGCGCTACGCCGAACAGGGCCGCACGCTCTCGCTCTCCTGGGACTACGTGAGCGACATGGTCGAGGCGATGCTCGAGAACGACCGGGCCCGGGTCTACGTCGCCCGCGACGCCGAGGGCCGGTTCCTCACCGGCATCACCGCCATGTACTCCAACGACGCCGCCTACTTCTGGCAGGGTGGCGTCCGCAGCATCCACGAGGGCGTCGCCATCAACAGCCTCGTCCACTGGAACATCGTCGAGGACATCGCCGAGGACCCGCCGCGTGACTCGGTGGACACCTACGACCTGCTGGGCGCCAACACCGAGCGGCTCTGCAAGTACAAGGCCAAGTTCGGCTCCGAGCTGACGCCGTACTACCGCGTCGAGACCGGGGGCGTCAAGATGGCCGCGGCGAAGAAGGCCTACGAACTGGTCGCAAGGTGA
- a CDS encoding GNAT family N-acetyltransferase translates to MATETTDPDDDELLALLNRAFDGWGSAAYFDWKYGDFPGYDPATDNFVVTNDDGEVVAARRVFQRELRTPSGTATVHVHGGTAVDEPYRGRGHYSELLERSMAHSREHADHVVTFNRAGKITTEHHEKNGWRKVTLPVHTRVLSPSRVLAHYVLDRDLARTAADYVAPLDRRLTRSDAVSKLMARAADVVYGSGDVDQPGGDESTAGASTPGSEGRFEVSVVDGRSLPDDLVEELAAHLRDDIDVPYHFRRSAETIRHAGRYPDASVYVARDADGDLRDFLVAGALRKDGFTEYRVVEQTWSDPAAATRLFERLETDARRAGADVIVACSERRPGSNWVSLGTEYMMWPPDFADRDLPESPASWRLTAYDVL, encoded by the coding sequence ATGGCTACCGAGACGACCGACCCGGACGACGACGAACTGCTCGCCCTCCTGAACCGCGCGTTCGACGGCTGGGGGTCCGCGGCGTACTTCGACTGGAAGTACGGCGACTTCCCGGGGTACGACCCGGCGACCGACAACTTCGTCGTCACGAACGACGACGGCGAGGTCGTGGCCGCCCGCCGAGTCTTCCAGCGGGAGCTCCGGACGCCATCGGGGACGGCGACGGTCCACGTCCACGGCGGCACCGCCGTCGACGAACCCTACCGCGGCCGCGGCCACTACTCGGAGCTGCTCGAGCGGTCGATGGCCCACAGCCGCGAGCACGCCGACCACGTCGTCACGTTCAACCGGGCCGGCAAGATCACGACGGAGCACCACGAGAAGAACGGCTGGCGGAAGGTGACGCTGCCAGTCCACACGCGGGTGCTCTCGCCGTCGCGCGTCCTCGCCCACTACGTGCTGGACCGCGACCTCGCGAGGACGGCCGCGGACTACGTCGCCCCGCTGGACCGGCGGTTGACCCGGTCGGACGCCGTCTCGAAGCTCATGGCGAGGGCGGCCGACGTCGTGTACGGCAGCGGTGACGTGGATCAACCCGGCGGTGACGAGAGTACCGCCGGAGCCTCGACGCCGGGGTCCGAAGGACGGTTCGAAGTCTCGGTCGTCGACGGGCGCAGCCTCCCCGACGACCTCGTCGAGGAGCTCGCGGCACACCTGCGGGACGATATCGACGTGCCGTACCACTTCCGGCGGTCGGCCGAGACCATCCGCCACGCCGGGCGCTACCCGGACGCCAGCGTCTACGTCGCCCGCGACGCCGACGGCGACCTCCGGGACTTCCTCGTGGCGGGCGCCCTCCGGAAGGACGGCTTCACGGAGTACCGGGTCGTCGAGCAGACGTGGTCGGACCCGGCGGCGGCGACACGCCTCTTCGAACGACTCGAGACCGACGCTCGCCGGGCCGGCGCCGACGTGATCGTCGCCTGCTCGGAGCGCCGCCCCGGTTCGAACTGGGTCAGCCTCGGCACCGAGTACATGATGTGGCCGCCCGACTTCGCCGACCGCGACCTCCCGGAATCGCCGGCGAGCTGGCGGTTAACCGCCTACGACGTCCTCTAA